CCATCATTAGAATTAGCGTTCTCTTCCGCATGGTAAAATACCTCCAATGTTTTTGATTGCGCACCGGCAAGATAGTTTCTGCGTCCTATTTTGTCAAGGATGAGGGAGATTGTCCGGCCCGTCCAGTCCGTGTGCAGGCGGTGGATGCCGGACTATCCTCGAAGAAGAAACAGTCGATGCCTGCTACCCCTTGAAAATCCACCGCGCGATGTCCGCCAGGCGAGGCGGCTTGCCTTGTAGCAGAATCCCGATACGAAAAACACGCCCACCAATCCATACTGCCAGAAACGTACATATTATTACGCCCGTAATCGCCACCCATGGCTGCCACCCGGGAACTCCAGCAGGTGTTGCCATGCGTAGCATCATAAGCGTTGGCGCAAAGGGTGGCATCAACGACATCCAGGTAGCAAAACCGGATAAGGGCTGTTTGATGACAGGGCCAAGAACAAACATTGTCATCATCAGAGGTAACATGGCCGGGAAGGTCAGTGCTTGAGCATCTTTGGGATCATTGCAAAGTGAACCGATAGCACCAAACATCGACCCGAACATGATAATCCCCAGTGTGAAGAAAGCAAAAAACCACGGCAGAACATGAAACGGTATGTATTGTACGAAGCCGGAATTCAGTGCGAAAACAACGCCACCCAAAACATATACAGCCGAAGTTGTCAGCGAGACAGCCATACCACCAAGAATCTTGCCCATCATAAACTGAAAAGGAGTCATAGAACCCAGAAGCACTTCGGCAATCTTCTGTGTCTTCTCCTCGATAACTGAACTGAGCATCGGGGCAGCACCGATGGCAATCATTACGAGCGTCAGCATAGTCATCCCTATGGGAATACCGACGGCAATCCCTCTGCTGGCTTTCTTCGCCTCGACGATTGCTCCCGCTTCGTCGACCTGTACCGGATTCATTCGCTCGATGTTGAGCCATATCAGGGCATCATCGACGGTATTACTATCCATTCCCGCTTTGATCATCCGCGTAGCACGAAGGTGTCTATTAACGGGTGAGTTCATCCAGCTCGGGATTCCGTCTATCGCCGCTCCTTCGGCATGATACGCAATAGTGTGCTCAGTTGAATCGCCACGCGGATGAAGTACATCGGGACCAATCTCCAGAAAGGCGTGTATCTCACCGGCGCGTATCCTATCCGACAGTTCCAGCCGCTGCTGGTCGGGATCAATAGTATCAGGAGCAATGATGGTGAACTCATAGGCCGGTTTGACCTTCTTGCCTGAAATCGAATCAATGATCTCCGCTTCGTTTCGTTCCTGCGCCATGCGTATGAGTTCGTCAGCGACAACACCCGACCGATCAATGACGACAATTGTACGGTCGGTCGTATCAACTCTGTCCTTCAGCAAAAGCATCGCAATGACACTGCCGCTCATGACTATCGGGATAGCCACCAGCGCAATGATAAACCCGGTGGTACGAACAGCAGCCAGATATTCCCGACGGGCGAGCCAGAGTATCTTACGCATTGTTCACCTCCTTTGCTTCCGGTCCAGCAATTCGAACAAAAATATCATGTAACGATGGCGTCGACATTTCAAAACTATTGACCCTGGTACGAGACATTATCTCCGCGACGATTTTCTGAGGGTCGGCGTCGGCCACCATATGAAGCTCCTGCAACTGGCCATGATCGTTGACACGATCGACGCCGGGGATATCATGTAAGACGTCACGGCCATTGGCACAACTGATACGCAGGGTGTCGTGGCCATATTGACCTTGAATCGACGTCAATGTGCCGTCGAGGACTTTCTTGCCCTGGAAGATCATAAAAATAAAATCACACATCTTCTCAGCAATGGCCATATCGTGCGTACTGAATATGATCGTCGCGCCTTTGTCTCGCAGGTCTAGTATTGATGCTCGGATCGTATCGGTATTGACCGGATCGAGACCGGTGAAGGGTTCATCGAGAATGATCAACTCCGGATTAGAAACGACAGTCGATATGAACTGAACCTTCTGGCTCATCCCTTTGCTGAGCGCACCGACCTTTTTGTTGGCCCATTCAGTCAGATCAAACATCTCCAGCCAGCGGTCAACCTCGTCATGAATGGGCACGCCTTTTTTCAGACCACCATAAAAACGAAGAAGTTCGCGAACTTTCATCTTCTTGTACAGCCCACGTTCTTCCGGAAGATAACCAATACGTTCCGAACATGCTCCACTGGCTTGCTCGCCGAATACCTTGATCATCCCGTGGTCAGCATAGATAACGCTCATGATCATTCGCAGCGTAGTCGTCTTCCCTGATCCGTTGGGACCTATAAAACCGTAGATACTTCCCTGAGGAACGGCGAGAGTCAAATCATCGACGGCGGTGTGCTCACCGAACGTTTTGGTGACATTCTCTATTTCAACGATATTCATACTACTCTTTCTCGCGGCATCACATACAACGCCGCATTGATTAAGAGTCTGTTTATCAACACTTGATACAATTACGCCTTGATAACGATAATATTCATATTTGTCTACGTTTTTGTTGGGGACTAGACTACTTGACTTCGGTCGGTGGTCCACAGCAAGGGGACTGTTAATAAACCCAGATAATTGAAACATGCTTCGACTCCGCTCAGCATGACAAACTGCAACATGTTGTCTTTCAAGTCACCCAACCTGGCAATGCCAGTGAGCGGAGTCGAAGGGTCATGAACAACGTATCTAACTTTTTCAACAAGCCCCTTGCTATGGGTTCAGTTCGGTATCAAGTCGTCGAAGTCAGTACCGCCTGTTCTATGGCAGGAGCGCACGACCCCTGTCCTACCGAATAAGGGCGCTTACCCTAATGCTTGAAGTGTCGGTGGCCAGTGAAGACCATTGCGGCATTCGCATTGTCGGCCGCCTCAATAGCCGCCTCGTCGCCCTTTGATCCACCCGGCTGAATGATTGCCGTCACGCCCGCATCGGTACCAACCTCGATACCATCCGGCATCGGATAGAAAGCATCAGACGCCATCACCGACCCTTTAGTCCGTTCACCAGCTCGCTTGACCGCCATGAAACCGGAATCAACCCGCGAGGTCTGTCCCATACCAATCCCGACCGTGGCGTTGCCTTTCACCAGCACAATGGCATTTGACTTTGTGTGTTTGACAACCTTCCAAGCAAACAGCAATGATTTCAATTCTTCGGGCGTCGGTTCGCGCTTGGTGACAACCTTCAGTTCGGTCGCATTGGTTTCGAGTTCGTCCTGCGCCTGCAACAGAAGCCCACCCCGGATGTATTTGGAGACAACACCATCTTTGGGCAGACCTTTCGCGATTTGCGGCAGAGCCAACAGACGACGAGCTTTTTTGCGCTTGAGCAGTTTGAACGCTTCATCGGTAAACGACGGCGCGATCATACACTCCACAAACGGTGTCTCATGCAGCAACTTGGCGCACTCAATATCCACTTCGCGGTTGAGCCCGATGATCGATCCAAAAGCCGACAACGGATCACTGTCGTAGGCATCTTTGTACGCCTGTGCGATACTCTCCCCTACGGCCGCTCCACATGGGTTGGCATGTTTGACAACGCAGGCGAAGGGCTCTTTGAAATCGAGCAGCATATCAAGACACGAATCAAGGTCGCCATAATTGTTGTACGAAAGCTCCTTACCGGAAAGAATCTTCCCGTCGAGTAGAGTCGGCCCCTGGTATTCATCAGCAACATACAACGCCGCCGCCTGATGCGGATTCTCGCCATAGCGCAAACCTGAGCGATAAGTGAAACCCGACTTGATCGCTGGCGGGAACATCTCGGCTTCATCCTTCGTTGCCGCAGCGAAATAGCGGGCGATGGAAGTATCATAACGTGAGGTCATCGCAAACGCCTTGGCCGCACACTGGCGACGGAACTCCAGGCTAGTGGCACCGTCGTTGGCTTCCATTTCCTTCAAAAGCTGCTTGTAGTCAGCCGGATCAACCACAACTGTTACGCTGGTATGATTCTTCGATGCGGACCGCAACATAGATGGTCCACCGATGTCGATATTCTCGATAATCTCGTCGTCGGTGGCATCGGAACGAGCGACGGTTTGTTCAAAGGGATAGAGATTGACAACGACCAGATCAATCAACCGAAAGTCGGCTTCGTTGAGCGTGTCAATATCGGATTGATTATCGCGGCGGGCAAGAAGACCGGCGTGAATTTTCGGATGCAGCGTCTTCACCCGCCCATCGAGTATTTCCGGTGAACCGGTGAAAGTTGATACGGATATGGCATGAAATCCAGCATCCTTGATAGCCTTCAGCGTTCCGCCAGTGGAAAGAATCTCAACGCCCATGTCGGTCAATCCCTGAGCGAGTTTTTTGATACCGGCCTTGTCAGAAACTGAAACCAACGCTCTCTTTATCTTCACATCACCACTCATCTTGTTTCTCCGTTAATTGTCTTTCTTTCTCTATCCCGCAGCTCTTCCGGCTCCCGGGACTAACTCACTTCCCGGTGAGCAGTCGTTGGGCTTCACGATAGCGATCCGCCGAGGCCTTCGTCACTTCATCCGGCAAGGCCGGCGCCGGTGGTTTTTTAACCCAATCAAGCGTGTCAAGGTAATCGCGGACAGGCTGCTTGTCAAACGATGGCTGACCATGCCCCACCTTGTATTCACTCACCGGCCAGAAACGGCTGGAGTCCGGCGAGAGGACTTCGTCGATAAGAATGAAACGGCCATCCTTGAATCCGAACTCGAACTTCGTGTCGGCGATAATTATCCCCTTAGTCAGGGCATAATCGGCCGCTTTGGTATAGACTTCCAACGACTTGTCGCGGCACAGGTAAGCCTGTTCTTTTCCAATAAGATCGACCAATTGATTGAAACTGATGTTCTCATCGTGGCCGGTGTCACTCTTGGTCGAGGGCGTGAAAATCGCTTCGGGCAGTTTCCCTGATTCCTGAATGTCGGACGGAAAATCAAAACCGTGGACGGTGTTACTGCCTTCTTTGCGAGCGCTTTTTAGTTCCTTCCACATCGAACCGGAGATATACCCTCGCACGATACACTCGGCGTCGATCCGTTCAGCCTTGATGACAATCATAGAACGCCCGTCGAGGACATCGGCATACTTGCGTAATACCTCCGGGTATTCGTCGATATTGGCTGTGACGAGATGATTCTCAACCACGTCACGCAGAAAATCAAACCAGAACAGCGACATTGCCGTCAGGACTTTGCCTTTGCCGGGAATGCCGTGGGGCATTACCACATCGAAAGCACTAATGCGGTCAGTGGCGACAAACAACAGCTTGTCATCCAGATCATAAACGTCGCGAACTTTGCCCCGTACCAATAACGGGAACTCTTTAATGTCGGTAGTGAGTACAGTATCAGTCATTATGGTCTCCATATTCTCCTCTTATGAGCTTATCAAGAACTCGCGCGTACCACCGGTGTTCCTGCTCCAGTACGCGCGCCGCTAAACTATCAGGGGTGTCATCCGGCAGAACGGGTACTTTGACCTGGTGCAAAATCCGGCCATTGTCATAAATCTCATCCGCCAGGTGGACAGTTATTCCGGACTCCTTATCTCCAGCCGCCAGCACGGCATCGTGTACGTGGTGGCCATACATACCCTTTCCGCCATACTTCGGCAACAGAGCAGGATGGATATTCGTGATCCTGCCTTTGAAGGCCTCAACAACATTAGCCGGCAGGAGTCTGAGATATCCTGCTGTAGCGATATACTCGATGCCGTGTTGCTTAAGCCGGGCAAACAGGTCGATGTCAGCTGCCTCAGGCGAATTGTATTTTTTCTTCTTGAATACAAATGTATCGATACCAGCCTTGCGGGCGCGCTCAAGACCGAACGCTTTGCGCATATTGGAAACAACCAGCACGATCTCGCCATGCAGAAGTCCGGATTTCGAGGCATCGATCAGAGCCTGAAGATTGGATCCTCCGCCGGAAACGAACACTGCGATACGCGCCAATGTGGTCATGTTTTCTCTCTCCTTAAGTCACATTCCCAGTTGGGCAATGCCGTTGCTATTCATCGAGACTTCAGTCGCCAACTCCTGTCGGCCACGATAACAAATCTCGTCAGAAGAAAGAATATAGGCGCTACAGAGCGAGGATGTCAATCCTAATCCAATCCACGACACCAACCCATTTGGCGACAAGGACAAGAACCAGAACTTGAATGAGGATCTTGAGTAAACGCACCGAGGTGAGCTTTTCGGCGTGTTCGACGGAATAACCGGCCCGACGGAATATGAGCAGGGGTAGTTCAGCAATGAAACCGGCTCCATGATAGAGCCAGAAAAGCGGATTATAAAGCACCAGTGTCTGCCGCCACAGAAGCGTCTTATAACGGATAATTCCCCGGTCGAGAATATCGAGAGCGGCCTGATCACCGAGTGAATAATCACGACGCAACTGGTCACGGAAGATCGCTTTAATTAGGTTGATCCTTACCCGTTTTCCGCCCTTGGCGGGGGCATTGCGGGTAATCAATCGTCCCAGTTTCACTCGTCGCAGGGAGTCGCAAACCTGGATCGTCATCGGCTCCATCTTCTGCCGAACTATTTGGGCAGGGATATTGTTCTCGCGGTTGGTGAAATCGAGATACTCGCGGTATAGATCGCGGAATTCCTTTAGTCCTGCCATACGTTCCCGGACTTCGAAATAGATCATCATGGTGCGATCACCTCATCGAGGAATGCTCCCAGATCATGATTGAAACGGTC
This DNA window, taken from Candidatus Zixiibacteriota bacterium, encodes the following:
- the purH gene encoding bifunctional phosphoribosylaminoimidazolecarboxamide formyltransferase/IMP cyclohydrolase, which codes for MKIKRALVSVSDKAGIKKLAQGLTDMGVEILSTGGTLKAIKDAGFHAISVSTFTGSPEILDGRVKTLHPKIHAGLLARRDNQSDIDTLNEADFRLIDLVVVNLYPFEQTVARSDATDDEIIENIDIGGPSMLRSASKNHTSVTVVVDPADYKQLLKEMEANDGATSLEFRRQCAAKAFAMTSRYDTSIARYFAAATKDEAEMFPPAIKSGFTYRSGLRYGENPHQAAALYVADEYQGPTLLDGKILSGKELSYNNYGDLDSCLDMLLDFKEPFACVVKHANPCGAAVGESIAQAYKDAYDSDPLSAFGSIIGLNREVDIECAKLLHETPFVECMIAPSFTDEAFKLLKRKKARRLLALPQIAKGLPKDGVVSKYIRGGLLLQAQDELETNATELKVVTKREPTPEELKSLLFAWKVVKHTKSNAIVLVKGNATVGIGMGQTSRVDSGFMAVKRAGERTKGSVMASDAFYPMPDGIEVGTDAGVTAIIQPGGSKGDEAAIEAADNANAAMVFTGHRHFKH
- the purN gene encoding phosphoribosylglycinamide formyltransferase, yielding MTTLARIAVFVSGGGSNLQALIDASKSGLLHGEIVLVVSNMRKAFGLERARKAGIDTFVFKKKKYNSPEAADIDLFARLKQHGIEYIATAGYLRLLPANVVEAFKGRITNIHPALLPKYGGKGMYGHHVHDAVLAAGDKESGITVHLADEIYDNGRILHQVKVPVLPDDTPDSLAARVLEQEHRWYARVLDKLIRGEYGDHND
- a CDS encoding ATP-binding cassette domain-containing protein; the encoded protein is MNIVEIENVTKTFGEHTAVDDLTLAVPQGSIYGFIGPNGSGKTTTLRMIMSVIYADHGMIKVFGEQASGACSERIGYLPEERGLYKKMKVRELLRFYGGLKKGVPIHDEVDRWLEMFDLTEWANKKVGALSKGMSQKVQFISTVVSNPELIILDEPFTGLDPVNTDTIRASILDLRDKGATIIFSTHDMAIAEKMCDFIFMIFQGKKVLDGTLTSIQGQYGHDTLRISCANGRDVLHDIPGVDRVNDHGQLQELHMVADADPQKIVAEIMSRTRVNSFEMSTPSLHDIFVRIAGPEAKEVNNA
- a CDS encoding ABC transporter permease — translated: MRKILWLARREYLAAVRTTGFIIALVAIPIVMSGSVIAMLLLKDRVDTTDRTIVVIDRSGVVADELIRMAQERNEAEIIDSISGKKVKPAYEFTIIAPDTIDPDQQRLELSDRIRAGEIHAFLEIGPDVLHPRGDSTEHTIAYHAEGAAIDGIPSWMNSPVNRHLRATRMIKAGMDSNTVDDALIWLNIERMNPVQVDEAGAIVEAKKASRGIAVGIPIGMTMLTLVMIAIGAAPMLSSVIEEKTQKIAEVLLGSMTPFQFMMGKILGGMAVSLTTSAVYVLGGVVFALNSGFVQYIPFHVLPWFFAFFTLGIIMFGSMFGAIGSLCNDPKDAQALTFPAMLPLMMTMFVLGPVIKQPLSGFATWMSLMPPFAPTLMMLRMATPAGVPGWQPWVAITGVIICTFLAVWIGGRVFRIGILLQGKPPRLADIARWIFKG
- a CDS encoding phosphoribosylaminoimidazolesuccinocarboxamide synthase: MTDTVLTTDIKEFPLLVRGKVRDVYDLDDKLLFVATDRISAFDVVMPHGIPGKGKVLTAMSLFWFDFLRDVVENHLVTANIDEYPEVLRKYADVLDGRSMIVIKAERIDAECIVRGYISGSMWKELKSARKEGSNTVHGFDFPSDIQESGKLPEAIFTPSTKSDTGHDENISFNQLVDLIGKEQAYLCRDKSLEVYTKAADYALTKGIIIADTKFEFGFKDGRFILIDEVLSPDSSRFWPVSEYKVGHGQPSFDKQPVRDYLDTLDWVKKPPAPALPDEVTKASADRYREAQRLLTGK